A window of Alkalicoccobacillus plakortidis contains these coding sequences:
- a CDS encoding S8 family peptidase: protein MHQAVHEAGNFGGGASVAVIDTGIAEHEDLNVVGGESFVSTEPTYEDLNGHGTHVAGTIAALDNTVGVIGVAPDAELYAVKVLDSFGSGYTSDIAAGIEWAADQGIDIANLSLGGPTGSPVLEQAADYAEEQGTLLIAAAGNSGTRGIGYPAAYDNVISVAAVDSSNNKASFSSFGPENNIAAPGVDTLSTYIGGEYTELSGTSMASPHVAGVAALVQATNPAASAEEIGQILQETATPLGNEEFFGSGLVDAEAAIGR, encoded by the coding sequence ATGCACCAAGCTGTACATGAGGCAGGTAACTTTGGTGGAGGCGCATCTGTAGCAGTTATTGATACAGGTATTGCTGAACATGAGGATTTGAACGTAGTAGGTGGAGAAAGTTTTGTTAGCACTGAACCAACCTATGAAGATCTTAACGGGCACGGTACACATGTAGCAGGTACGATTGCTGCATTAGATAACACAGTAGGTGTCATTGGAGTAGCACCGGATGCCGAATTATATGCAGTAAAAGTACTAGATAGCTTTGGTAGCGGTTATACAAGTGACATCGCAGCCGGAATTGAATGGGCAGCTGATCAAGGCATAGATATCGCCAATCTCAGCTTAGGAGGACCAACAGGATCACCAGTATTAGAGCAAGCAGCAGATTATGCAGAAGAACAAGGAACACTACTAATCGCTGCAGCAGGTAACTCAGGAACAAGAGGAATCGGTTACCCAGCAGCCTATGACAATGTGATCTCAGTCGCAGCCGTTGACTCATCAAATAACAAAGCTAGCTTCTCTAGCTTCGGACCAGAAAACAACATCGCCGCACCAGGTGTAGATACACTTAGTACGTACATTGGAGGAGAATACACAGAACTGAGCGGAACTTCAATGGCCTCTCCACACGTAGCAGGCGTAGCCGCACTAGTACAAGCCACCAACCCAGCAGCATCAGCTGAAGAAATCGGCCAGATCCTGCAAGAAACCGCCACACCACTAGGAAACGAAGAATTCTTCGGAAGTGGATTGGTAGATGCAGAAGCGGCAATTGGTAGGTAA
- the aroA gene encoding 3-phosphoshikimate 1-carboxyvinyltransferase translates to MHTPDARARSDWSSLNDVQTVTISPLEKSIHRDIRIPGSKSFTNRALIIAAMAEGPSILSGILRSDDSYWCIDTLNKLGIETKVDGDTIEINGCAGDWPIKQANLYIGAAGTTARFLPGTLAAANSGEWFVEASERMSQRPVELLLEGLRTLGASIESEGYYPLKIKGQGLKGGPVTISGKQSSQFISGLLMASPYAENEVTVTIPDYIVQHAYVKITIDLMKRFGVKVEANDELTTMVIPPSVYKGQKLDLEADASTASYFFALAALTNSRIKVTNLNMKTNQPDIFMVDLYEKMGCTVTRGDSFIEVIGTDQLLGGFDISMKEMSDQTLTIAALAPFASGPITLRDVEHIRHHESDRISAICTELTKLGIKVEEFADGLTIYPGTPKPAVLDSYDDHRVAMSLALVGLKVPGITIHDPGCVSKTCPTYFDLLKDLGVSVQYK, encoded by the coding sequence ATGCATACACCAGATGCTAGGGCCAGATCAGACTGGTCTTCATTAAATGATGTCCAGACTGTTACAATAAGTCCTTTAGAAAAGTCGATCCATAGAGACATTCGTATTCCGGGCAGTAAAAGCTTTACCAACCGAGCACTAATTATTGCTGCGATGGCAGAAGGTCCTTCTATCCTTTCTGGAATCCTTAGAAGTGATGATTCCTATTGGTGCATTGATACACTAAATAAATTAGGGATTGAGACTAAAGTTGATGGAGATACCATCGAAATCAACGGATGCGCAGGCGACTGGCCGATCAAACAGGCAAATCTCTACATTGGTGCTGCAGGTACAACAGCAAGGTTTTTACCTGGTACTCTTGCTGCTGCAAATAGTGGAGAATGGTTTGTGGAGGCAAGTGAACGGATGAGCCAACGTCCAGTTGAACTACTTTTAGAAGGGCTTCGAACTCTTGGTGCTTCCATTGAATCTGAAGGTTATTACCCTTTAAAGATTAAAGGGCAAGGGCTGAAAGGTGGACCTGTCACCATTTCTGGTAAGCAGTCTAGTCAATTTATTAGTGGCTTATTAATGGCAAGTCCTTATGCGGAGAATGAAGTGACGGTAACCATTCCAGATTATATTGTTCAACATGCCTATGTGAAAATTACAATAGACCTCATGAAACGTTTTGGTGTCAAAGTGGAAGCGAATGATGAGTTAACAACAATGGTTATCCCACCTTCTGTTTACAAAGGTCAAAAGCTTGATCTAGAAGCCGATGCTTCAACGGCAAGTTATTTTTTTGCATTGGCCGCTTTAACGAATAGCCGCATCAAAGTGACAAACCTGAATATGAAAACCAATCAACCTGATATCTTTATGGTTGATTTATATGAAAAAATGGGCTGCACCGTTACACGTGGCGACAGCTTTATCGAAGTAATTGGCACCGATCAGCTACTTGGGGGTTTTGATATTAGCATGAAGGAGATGTCTGATCAGACTCTTACGATTGCAGCATTAGCTCCATTCGCTTCAGGCCCTATTACACTTAGAGATGTTGAGCACATTCGCCATCATGAATCTGACCGAATTTCAGCTATTTGTACAGAACTGACAAAGTTAGGTATTAAAGTTGAGGAGTTTGCTGATGGGCTGACGATCTATCCAGGCACACCAAAACCTGCTGTACTCGACTCCTACGATGATCATCGAGTCGCTATGTCACTTGCATTAGTTGGCTTAAAGGTTCCAGGGATCACCATTCATGATCCTGGTTGTGTTTCAAAGACTTGTCCGACATACTTTGATCTACTAAAAGATCTTGGTGTTTCTGTACAATACAAATAG
- a CDS encoding alpha/beta fold hydrolase, whose translation MTELEFQLVKTNKMTLHAVTAGPRNGPLVVLLHGFPEFWYGWRNQIKPLAEAGYRVLVPDQRGFNKSQKPEGIEQYTLDILRDDIIGLIKLYNREKAHIIGHDWGGAVAWHLASTRPEYVETLIPINIPHPAIMPKAMLTLPLQWLRSSYMAFFQLPEWPEKLLSADHFDGMAKGIKLSASKSSAFSQEDLLQYKEAWSQPGAMTAMLNWYRAIRAGIPEGFTQPEKVKVPTRMIWGVNDPFLSKKLAKKSIEHCEDGTLTFVGEATHWVNHEQPDIVNQLIANYLKNQAGIN comes from the coding sequence ATGACTGAATTGGAATTTCAACTGGTTAAGACAAATAAAATGACCCTTCATGCCGTTACAGCAGGTCCGAGGAATGGCCCACTGGTTGTTTTATTGCATGGATTTCCCGAGTTTTGGTATGGCTGGCGAAACCAGATCAAACCATTAGCAGAAGCCGGGTATCGCGTACTTGTACCCGACCAACGAGGCTTTAATAAAAGCCAAAAGCCAGAAGGAATTGAGCAGTATACTCTTGATATTTTAAGAGACGACATTATTGGTTTAATAAAACTGTATAATCGTGAAAAAGCTCATATTATTGGACATGATTGGGGAGGGGCCGTAGCCTGGCATCTAGCATCTACACGCCCTGAGTATGTGGAGACACTGATTCCAATTAATATTCCACATCCAGCAATTATGCCAAAAGCCATGCTAACGTTGCCGCTTCAATGGCTACGGAGCTCCTATATGGCATTTTTTCAGCTTCCAGAATGGCCAGAAAAACTTCTTTCGGCTGACCATTTTGATGGTATGGCTAAAGGAATTAAGCTATCTGCAAGCAAGAGCAGCGCCTTTAGCCAAGAGGATCTTTTGCAATACAAAGAAGCATGGTCCCAACCCGGTGCAATGACAGCGATGCTAAACTGGTATCGAGCAATCCGTGCCGGAATACCCGAAGGATTCACCCAACCCGAAAAAGTAAAAGTCCCAACACGAATGATCTGGGGAGTAAACGACCCCTTCTTATCAAAAAAACTTGCTAAAAAAAGTATCGAGCATTGTGAGGACGGAACTCTCACATTCGTTGGCGAAGCAACCCACTGGGTGAACCACGAGCAACCCGATATTGTGAATCAACTAATTGCAAACTATCTAAAAAACCAAGCGGGCATCAATTGA
- a CDS encoding alpha-E domain-containing protein, translating to MLLRVADSLYWMARNIERAENHAHVLSVELIQALEASDEDLLMNEEWDVILDICAAGEERKNLMTNGSPDLEKIIRHLTFSADNPSSTRTCIQIARENARKSRDHLSNDLWMILNECYLYLIKWSDANWSNYHIQSTLQRVKMTSLSVQGVIETTASRGVDYRLIKIGFWIERADHTLRILRSICKKLKEQPQHTTYYLNLALQLSKGSDAYLRGQLPYMRPQQVFSFLMINPDFPRSIRYCIDHAWYAIKQVEGDQGSGYAKHLKETLTQMTDSIQSLELGSLEVDYMLDFFRTQYSGIKVT from the coding sequence ATGCTGTTAAGAGTGGCTGACTCGTTATACTGGATGGCACGAAATATTGAACGTGCAGAGAACCATGCGCATGTTCTATCTGTTGAGTTAATACAAGCACTAGAGGCATCAGATGAGGATCTATTAATGAATGAAGAATGGGATGTCATTTTAGATATTTGTGCAGCCGGGGAAGAACGCAAAAACCTAATGACAAACGGAAGTCCCGACTTAGAAAAAATCATCCGACACCTTACATTCTCAGCAGATAACCCTAGCTCTACGCGAACATGTATACAAATTGCTCGTGAAAATGCTAGAAAAAGCCGAGATCACTTGTCAAACGATTTGTGGATGATTCTAAATGAGTGTTATCTCTATTTGATTAAATGGAGTGACGCCAATTGGTCTAACTATCATATACAGAGCACGTTACAACGTGTTAAAATGACATCACTATCCGTGCAAGGTGTCATTGAAACTACTGCAAGTCGAGGCGTTGATTACAGACTAATTAAAATTGGGTTCTGGATTGAACGCGCGGATCATACACTACGAATTCTTCGTTCTATTTGCAAGAAGCTAAAAGAACAACCTCAACACACAACGTACTACTTAAATTTAGCACTTCAATTATCTAAAGGTTCAGACGCGTACCTAAGAGGACAGCTGCCCTATATGAGACCTCAGCAAGTGTTTTCCTTTTTAATGATTAATCCCGATTTCCCAAGATCCATCCGCTACTGCATTGATCACGCCTGGTACGCCATTAAACAAGTAGAAGGCGATCAAGGCTCCGGTTATGCAAAACACTTAAAAGAAACGTTAACTCAGATGACTGACAGTATTCAATCACTTGAACTTGGCTCATTAGAAGTGGATTACATGTTGGATTTTTTTCGGACTCAATATTCAGGAATAAAAGTCACGTAG
- a CDS encoding protease inhibitor I9 family protein codes for MKFQAGKWTVGLSVLVTLSAIPALAGAEEAKERYLIGFKEEADAATFSTQAETLESQVDVEILREYENLPVINAELSEEEAAALEEQASVEYVEKDVKMTTLQEVPYGIPQVNAPSCT; via the coding sequence ATGAAATTTCAAGCAGGCAAATGGACGGTTGGTTTATCCGTATTGGTAACACTCTCAGCAATACCGGCACTTGCTGGAGCCGAAGAAGCGAAAGAAAGGTATCTGATTGGATTTAAAGAAGAAGCAGATGCCGCTACTTTTTCAACCCAGGCAGAAACACTTGAAAGCCAAGTAGACGTAGAAATTTTAAGAGAGTATGAGAATTTACCAGTTATTAATGCCGAACTGTCGGAGGAAGAGGCAGCAGCCCTTGAAGAACAGGCTTCGGTTGAATATGTTGAAAAAGACGTGAAGATGACGACATTACAAGAAGTACCTTATGGCATACCACAAGTAAATGCACCAAGCTGTACATGA
- a CDS encoding circularly permuted type 2 ATP-grasp protein, whose translation MFKTDGSLMNHYVHFNNNLKGFSSEELKEKHELAQQSFLRQGITFTVYQDDTGTERTMPFDFIPIIIPPTEWARIEKGMIQRTTALNHFLEDIYHQQNILNDGIIPKELVYNNPHYYDLIHQLPFPIQNHIFLAGIDLIRDENGHYCVLEDNLRNPSGLSYVYQNRFVMRQVYPEFFQSHSLHTLENQLHYLREAILDYVPDNHTGTQTNAVLLTPGIYNSAYYDHVFLAQKMGIELVEGSDLMVENDLVYMKTIYGLEKVDIIYRRIDDDYLDPLAFNKDSLLGVEGLFNAFKAGNVSILNAIGNGVADDKAMYAYVPDMIRYYLNEDPIIPNVTTYFLNEKKQRDWVLEHLHQLVIKNVGASGGYDMLIGPHATAAQIQLFREKIIAKPHQYIAQPTIKLSRAPAYQNSQFYPCHIDLRVFVMSGKNTHVIPGGLSRVALKKGSLVVNSSQGGGGKDTWVLKS comes from the coding sequence ATGTTTAAAACGGACGGATCTCTGATGAACCATTATGTTCACTTCAATAACAATTTGAAGGGTTTCTCCTCAGAAGAGTTAAAGGAGAAGCATGAACTAGCTCAACAATCCTTTTTAAGACAAGGAATTACGTTTACAGTGTACCAAGATGACACTGGGACAGAGAGAACCATGCCTTTTGATTTTATCCCGATCATCATTCCCCCTACTGAATGGGCTCGTATTGAAAAAGGTATGATTCAACGCACCACTGCTTTAAATCACTTTCTAGAGGATATCTATCATCAACAGAACATATTAAATGATGGCATTATCCCAAAAGAACTTGTTTATAATAATCCTCACTATTATGATTTGATTCATCAACTGCCCTTCCCAATTCAAAACCATATCTTTTTAGCTGGTATCGATCTGATCCGTGATGAAAACGGCCACTACTGTGTTTTGGAGGACAATCTCCGGAATCCATCCGGCTTGTCTTACGTCTATCAAAACCGTTTTGTCATGCGACAAGTGTATCCTGAATTTTTTCAGTCTCACTCCCTGCATACATTAGAGAATCAATTGCACTATCTCAGGGAAGCAATTTTAGATTATGTACCAGATAATCATACTGGCACACAGACAAATGCTGTTCTGCTCACTCCCGGCATCTACAATTCTGCTTATTATGATCATGTTTTTTTAGCTCAAAAGATGGGCATCGAACTAGTTGAAGGCTCTGATCTAATGGTGGAAAATGATTTGGTTTATATGAAAACCATTTATGGCTTGGAGAAAGTAGATATCATTTATCGGCGAATTGATGACGATTATCTAGATCCACTAGCTTTTAACAAGGATTCCCTGCTTGGAGTTGAAGGGTTATTTAACGCCTTCAAAGCTGGTAATGTCTCGATCTTAAATGCAATAGGAAATGGTGTCGCAGATGATAAGGCCATGTACGCATATGTTCCGGATATGATCCGTTATTACTTAAACGAAGATCCGATCATACCAAATGTAACGACGTATTTTCTAAATGAAAAAAAGCAACGAGATTGGGTACTCGAGCACCTTCATCAGCTTGTCATTAAAAATGTTGGAGCCTCCGGTGGATATGACATGTTAATAGGTCCTCACGCAACAGCCGCACAGATTCAACTTTTCAGAGAAAAAATTATAGCTAAACCTCATCAATACATTGCGCAACCTACAATCAAGCTTTCAAGAGCACCTGCATACCAAAATAGTCAGTTTTATCCTTGCCACATAGATCTACGAGTGTTTGTTATGTCCGGTAAGAATACCCATGTCATCCCTGGTGGCTTATCTCGTGTTGCTTTAAAAAAGGGGTCACTAGTTGTTAATTCTTCGCAAGGTGGTGGAGGAAAGGATACATGGGTACTTAAATCATAG
- a CDS encoding transglutaminase family protein: MAPGIGWIGLDPTNNVEALENHIRVCTGRDYADVSPVQGVYKGGNQKLNVSVGVTLLES, encoded by the coding sequence ATGGCACCAGGAATTGGATGGATTGGCTTAGATCCAACAAATAATGTAGAAGCACTTGAGAATCATATTCGTGTCTGTACTGGACGCGATTACGCAGATGTAAGTCCTGTACAAGGTGTATATAAAGGTGGTAATCAAAAGCTTAATGTATCAGTTGGTGTCACACTGCTCGAATCCTAA
- a CDS encoding DUF3891 family protein — MIIRQKEKQIECIKQHDHAHISGEIATHWREVVDPDVVFGIYEHDRAWIPLDEVVEKDADQDMPYDFISYPLTPKLTAYTNGVDEVQEQSAYAALLCSKHYCSFFTGSITSEPGVQTFLDQEQQRQESLLKKIDLKSTSKKLAEHFKLLQFCDDLSLYICMNQPGIPKSEEVSWFKDGFTQPFSFAPSGIKAEWINETDIKLEPFPFKEPITISFPVYELPITGNLKLNGKLELEKLSTYTQTVVLR; from the coding sequence ATGATTATTAGACAAAAAGAGAAGCAAATTGAATGCATCAAACAACATGACCATGCACATATATCAGGAGAAATCGCTACGCATTGGCGCGAAGTCGTTGATCCCGACGTAGTATTCGGAATCTATGAACATGACCGTGCGTGGATTCCATTGGATGAGGTCGTCGAAAAAGACGCAGACCAAGATATGCCTTACGATTTTATTTCATATCCTCTCACACCTAAACTAACAGCCTATACAAATGGTGTAGATGAAGTTCAGGAACAATCTGCCTACGCAGCATTACTCTGTAGCAAGCACTATTGTTCATTCTTCACAGGATCAATCACATCAGAGCCTGGGGTTCAAACCTTTCTTGATCAAGAGCAACAGAGGCAAGAATCACTACTCAAGAAAATAGATTTGAAATCTACCTCCAAGAAACTTGCGGAGCACTTTAAGCTACTTCAATTTTGTGATGACCTCTCACTCTATATCTGTATGAATCAGCCGGGTATCCCAAAATCAGAAGAAGTATCATGGTTCAAAGATGGTTTCACACAACCTTTTTCATTTGCACCATCTGGCATAAAAGCAGAATGGATAAACGAAACCGACATTAAACTGGAACCCTTTCCTTTCAAAGAACCAATCACCATCTCATTTCCAGTATATGAACTACCAATAACCGGAAACCTGAAACTAAACGGAAAATTGGAATTGGAAAAGCTCTCTACTTATACACAAACCGTTGTTTTGCGGTGA
- a CDS encoding transglutaminase family protein has translation MKFEIVHTNLFTYDSAVEQSLNTIRLKPRMDECQRLISYRADITPSSLTSSHTDLWGNHVETFFIAEQHQSLEVKTTSIVSIQRSPFIKKLDYSMEMQKIFISSIFQNQYLAFLTQTNYTYLNYDDIQLVTKSIGPMDNPIQFSLDLMDFLYRTFKYSPGSTNVNTTAADAFKQKSGVCQDITHVMLGILRAHQIPARYLSGYLYVGEDSALVGDAAAMPGLKSWHQELDGLA, from the coding sequence TTGAAGTTCGAAATTGTGCATACAAACTTATTTACCTATGATTCGGCAGTTGAACAAAGCCTGAACACAATTAGACTGAAACCAAGAATGGATGAATGTCAGCGTTTGATCTCTTACCGTGCTGATATCACTCCCTCTTCACTTACCTCTTCACATACCGACTTATGGGGAAATCATGTAGAGACATTTTTTATAGCAGAACAGCATCAATCACTTGAAGTCAAAACAACATCCATAGTTAGCATCCAACGAAGTCCATTTATTAAAAAACTGGATTACTCGATGGAAATGCAAAAAATATTTATTTCATCTATTTTTCAAAATCAATATCTTGCATTCCTTACTCAAACCAATTATACCTACCTGAACTATGATGACATTCAGCTTGTCACAAAGAGTATCGGCCCAATGGATAACCCCATTCAATTTTCATTAGACTTAATGGACTTTTTATACCGCACATTCAAGTACAGTCCAGGATCTACTAATGTGAACACCACTGCTGCAGATGCATTTAAACAAAAAAGCGGGGTGTGTCAGGATATCACACATGTCATGCTAGGTATCTTAAGAGCGCACCAAATCCCTGCCAGATATTTGAGTGGGTACTTATACGTTGGTGAAGACTCTGCTCTTGTAGGGGATGCTGCAGCCATGCCTGGGTTGAAGTCATGGCACCAGGAATTGGATGGATTGGCTTAG
- a CDS encoding MDR family MFS transporter: MTEPSRNKYVVAGLLLGIFMAAIDNTIVATAMGTIVSDLGSYEKFVWVTAGYMVAVMVGMPIYGKLSDMYGRKRFFLFGLLAFLLGSILCGTAQSMDQLIAYRVIQGIGGGALMPIAFTIIFDLFPPEKRGKMTGLFGAVFGLSSVLGPLLGAFITDTLSWNWVFYINIPIGAIAFFLILRHYQEERNTAKQKIDWLGASTLVIAIVCLMFALELGGKTYAWSSTPILLLFSMFGAMFTAFFFVERKASEPIISFWMFKNRLFATSQILAFLYGGTFIILAVFVPIYVQAVYGGTATSAGFILMPMMLGSVAGSMVGGMLQTKVTFRSLMAVSVTCFFIGMSLLSGMSIETSRVALSLYIALVGFGVGFSFSLLPAASINGISARFRGSANSTNSFLRSFGMTVGVTIYGTIQTSIFTSRLGQSSMTDSGNVSEPADIQQIFQARNKGRYPADLLAELTQAMSDSITFVFTLALVPIAIACVTVAFMGNTRVLTSKEMEDQAN; encoded by the coding sequence ATGACGGAGCCTTCGCGGAATAAATATGTGGTTGCGGGTTTATTATTAGGGATTTTTATGGCTGCAATCGATAATACAATCGTTGCAACAGCTATGGGAACCATCGTTTCTGATCTAGGTAGTTATGAAAAGTTTGTATGGGTCACAGCTGGATATATGGTTGCTGTGATGGTTGGTATGCCGATTTACGGTAAATTATCTGACATGTATGGACGTAAACGTTTTTTTCTTTTTGGCTTATTAGCATTTTTACTGGGCTCAATTTTATGTGGGACTGCCCAAAGTATGGATCAGCTTATTGCTTATAGAGTCATTCAAGGAATAGGTGGCGGAGCTCTGATGCCTATTGCCTTCACCATTATATTCGATCTTTTCCCTCCTGAAAAACGTGGGAAAATGACTGGATTATTTGGAGCGGTGTTTGGGTTATCGAGTGTACTTGGTCCCTTGCTTGGCGCTTTTATTACGGACACACTTAGTTGGAACTGGGTATTTTACATCAACATTCCGATTGGCGCAATTGCGTTTTTTCTTATACTTAGGCATTACCAAGAGGAACGTAACACAGCTAAACAAAAAATTGATTGGCTTGGGGCATCAACTTTAGTCATTGCCATTGTTTGTTTAATGTTTGCTCTTGAATTAGGCGGGAAAACGTATGCATGGAGTTCTACGCCAATTCTTTTGCTGTTTAGTATGTTTGGTGCCATGTTTACCGCGTTCTTTTTTGTTGAGCGAAAAGCTTCTGAACCCATTATCTCATTTTGGATGTTTAAAAATCGGTTATTTGCAACTTCTCAGATTTTGGCTTTTTTATATGGAGGAACCTTCATTATCCTAGCTGTTTTTGTTCCTATCTATGTGCAAGCAGTGTACGGTGGAACTGCCACAAGCGCCGGTTTTATCCTTATGCCGATGATGCTTGGTTCTGTTGCCGGCAGTATGGTTGGAGGAATGCTTCAGACTAAAGTAACGTTTCGTTCATTAATGGCTGTTTCTGTTACGTGTTTCTTCATTGGAATGAGTTTGTTGTCTGGAATGTCGATTGAAACATCCAGAGTGGCATTAAGTCTATATATCGCGTTAGTTGGTTTTGGGGTTGGATTTTCATTTTCTCTCCTACCTGCCGCATCTATAAACGGGATCTCCGCTCGCTTTCGTGGATCTGCCAACTCAACCAATTCGTTTCTACGTTCATTTGGTATGACCGTTGGCGTTACAATCTATGGAACAATTCAAACAAGCATCTTCACATCGCGCCTTGGTCAATCTTCTATGACTGACTCGGGTAATGTGAGTGAACCTGCTGACATTCAGCAGATCTTCCAAGCCAGAAACAAGGGGAGATATCCAGCTGATCTACTTGCAGAACTTACACAGGCTATGTCTGATTCTATTACGTTTGTCTTTACACTAGCCCTTGTGCCGATTGCTATCGCTTGCGTAACGGTTGCGTTCATGGGTAATACTCGAGTGTTAACCTCTAAAGAAATGGAAGATCAGGCTAACTAA
- a CDS encoding helix-turn-helix domain-containing protein, whose product MEFGPIIKYYRLKSGITQAELADGICSIPHLSKIENNAYSVNKETASMLMERLGLDINDEVERYGILTEQLEEFSDAIFYYDFERSNQLRTLIESEEDYYNRTNLVNLYHIYLGRYYLQKNKNDIGNEHIKIIEKNRTNLSPLEDLLYQNLIGVYLAVEGKTHESINHFLRLKANSNNVTVQELSYNLALNFTKLGQYEKSIPYAQEALQLFKDRNNYIRIIHIQMILAINYENMHLFEESKNVYRNLLRNARLLNQTDIYYKLLHNFALLLKSNNIYSKASEYLKECVVYYKNLPDLKEKNEDLLITLTALVEVLLEMNSKDEEIELYLEEIEYYIEKSSSKLNKLQAKKLKFGFENSEKYYAFLDKEYIPYLQKNDMYSYSKPALLEMAKWHSENNRSQLSNKFYQQYIELY is encoded by the coding sequence ATGGAATTTGGACCTATTATCAAATACTACCGTTTAAAAAGCGGAATTACACAAGCAGAACTAGCAGACGGAATTTGCTCGATCCCTCACTTATCTAAGATTGAGAACAACGCATACAGCGTGAACAAAGAAACAGCATCTATGCTAATGGAAAGACTTGGCCTTGATATTAATGATGAGGTAGAGCGATATGGGATTTTAACTGAGCAATTAGAAGAGTTCTCAGATGCTATTTTTTATTACGATTTTGAAAGATCAAATCAATTAAGAACTCTTATTGAAAGTGAAGAAGATTATTATAACCGTACCAACCTAGTTAACCTATATCATATCTACTTAGGTAGATATTACTTACAAAAGAACAAAAATGATATAGGTAATGAACACATTAAAATTATTGAAAAAAACCGGACAAATCTTTCACCTTTAGAAGATCTATTGTATCAAAATTTAATAGGTGTTTACCTTGCTGTAGAAGGTAAAACACACGAATCAATCAATCATTTTTTAAGATTAAAAGCGAACAGTAACAATGTCACAGTTCAAGAGCTATCTTATAATCTAGCATTAAATTTCACAAAACTAGGTCAATATGAAAAATCAATACCTTATGCTCAAGAAGCGTTACAACTTTTTAAAGATAGAAACAACTACATACGGATAATTCACATCCAAATGATTTTAGCAATCAATTATGAGAATATGCACCTTTTTGAAGAATCTAAAAATGTTTACAGAAATCTTCTGAGAAACGCTCGCTTGCTTAATCAAACTGACATCTACTATAAACTACTTCATAATTTTGCACTTTTATTAAAATCAAATAACATCTACTCTAAAGCTAGTGAGTATTTAAAAGAGTGTGTAGTTTATTATAAAAACCTTCCAGATTTAAAGGAAAAAAATGAAGATCTACTTATTACCCTTACCGCTCTTGTAGAAGTACTTTTGGAAATGAATTCAAAAGATGAAGAAATAGAACTTTATCTAGAAGAAATAGAATATTACATTGAAAAAAGTTCTTCAAAACTTAATAAACTTCAAGCAAAAAAATTAAAATTCGGTTTTGAAAATAGTGAAAAATATTATGCATTTTTAGATAAAGAATATATTCCTTATCTACAAAAAAATGATATGTATAGTTATTCAAAACCCGCACTCCTTGAAATGGCAAAATGGCATAGTGAGAATAATCGTTCTCAACTGTCTAATAAATTCTATCAACAATACATTGAACTATATTAA